Proteins encoded in a region of the Halodesulfovibrio marinisediminis DSM 17456 genome:
- the ribH gene encoding 6,7-dimethyl-8-ribityllumazine synthase, whose protein sequence is MLHINTIEGQFDAKGLKIAIIATRFNDFVVDRLVGGAVDYLARNGGNREDMTIVKLPGAFEMPIAAKKLAESGKYDGIVALGAVIRGATPHFDFVCNECAKGLAQVSLDSGIPVGFGLLTCDSLEQAIERAGSKGGNKGVEAASAMLETYRVLEQL, encoded by the coding sequence ATGCTGCATATCAATACTATCGAAGGTCAGTTCGACGCTAAAGGTCTTAAAATTGCTATCATCGCAACCCGTTTCAACGACTTCGTTGTTGATCGTCTTGTTGGTGGCGCAGTAGATTACCTTGCTCGTAACGGCGGTAACCGCGAAGACATGACTATTGTTAAACTTCCGGGTGCATTTGAAATGCCTATCGCTGCTAAAAAACTGGCTGAGAGCGGTAAGTACGATGGCATCGTAGCACTTGGCGCGGTTATTCGCGGCGCTACTCCTCACTTTGATTTTGTATGTAATGAATGTGCAAAGGGTCTTGCTCAGGTAAGCCTTGATTCCGGCATTCCGGTTGGTTTCGGTCTGCTCACCTGCGATTCCCTCGAACAAGCAATTGAACGCGCTGGCTCCAAAGGTGGCAACAAAGGCGTTGAAGCCGCATCTGCCATGCTTGAAACATACCGTGTTCTGGAGCAATTGTAA